The following are encoded together in the Malaya genurostris strain Urasoe2022 chromosome 3, Malgen_1.1, whole genome shotgun sequence genome:
- the LOC131438822 gene encoding uncharacterized protein LOC131438822 encodes MVDISSIIEGTVKFRDGKKWKSRWCVMRKLSPVADCLHLQLYRDSKDRYKNGQTKASLSLQHFLGVESGFTLDKESNTIAIICQDVIVVLAFDTRERLIQWQVKISNNLGDDLQYLVLVSSAPPKAKLATGPARMHIQDHRFCLTTGVPPRLNGMWNIQHLRRYGVVDNRFCFEGGSSCGKGEGLYVFVTDLGDEITHTLKMASQGKLASKKRAAARKISALDSPRKGAESRCTNYNDEICSVHNENSTCTCRSAYWPSTESRDIDSNYGCGDTASVSEGHDSINDMDSFPRTVANLERCMSCISKLGAPSMSRSSTVTGTPGAVAPMAAWHTLTEHNNHINQSHISKPPALDRMSLCSHGSSNNSEYSIPRQTCAPSQYGSESWYEKVPATQLTCMHNRPTSPCQCCPPGRPPKPKDISLHITAPIHSAMMSCKSPQPSHVGPYENYDIPKTPVAVDETGSSVENYDTPKKIQEYLLKEATSSGKSEVGNYGNYDTPLSLSNAVCGCLKGGDSQSASKPDKELVGPRVDCTCNRVMSWADNWISLPLCKRGNGIENTGVVINKIKLSGEGKMPVVDASNENAIYATVDMTKKIRKRLEDACECDKTENENGKSNPKSSYDNYEDVEVAPEHQKANYANLEFEKSLENYENSKEVLQRAGLSVHDFECNHKVCQKCGHPTVKTVEVEDVKTESQMVDKQENYVMMEPTNLKSKFPGYIPMSPAAPSIVSDDEPRPTSPTAPPLPFKSDLLKQRMSRIIGEKSASNPSLCGPAIDRSRKRIDDESRVPGSAMLKATTSPYTRKQLLDHSDLLPCDKRLSPRKRSASAESSRFLEDGEDAESPLSGTASPSTETLRKPSTSTCNIEIRRSSSPCVHQETEPCSVETCCNKVTTTAETEDDISVSTNPSQNSQSVYIRRSESVPCKAQNRDSSSSNDSGVSTGSLRQRGTDFTEFELPLTTAMSARRHQRHVLPQQGCVHSSLPRRSKSFDPLRELTFQFQKIRVPEKSTSAEAEVPICPPKTKSYGSPDVMTTTTTPYIDSRSTSSGTSDMSDYIETLSLSSHSSSDTPEGMRHIRQATSTLRPRSGKEYQNIDRSILSLTQAGSESSLKHPGTPSQLRGLLSCSANYANITPVPENAESPSPGYQSGTSPQEAQGQHFMFKNSS; translated from the exons ACTGTCTCCACCTGCAGCTTTACCGGGATTCAAAGGATCGCTACAAGAACGGACAAACGAAGGCTTCGCTCTCGTTGCAGCACTTCCTAGGCGTCGAGTCCGGGTTCACGTTGGACAAGGAATCCAACACGATAGCAATTATTTGTCAAGATGTGATAGTGGTTCTAGCATTTGACACCAGAGAAAGACTGATACAGTGGCAG GTGAAAATTTCCAACAACTTGGGAGATGACTTGCAATACTTGGTGCTGGTCTCGTCGGCGCCACCCAAGGCTAAACTGGCGACGGGACCAGCACGAATGCACATCCAGGATCATCGTTTCTGCTTGACGACGGGTGTTCCTCCGAGATTGAATGGGATGTGGAACATTCAACATCTCAG ACGGTATGGCGTCGTAGACAATCGTTTCTGCTTTGAGGGAGGATCTAGCTGTGGGAAAGGCGAAGGGTTATATGTTTTCGTCACGGATCTTGGAGATGAGATCACGCATACTCTGAAGATGGCATCGCAGGGAAAATTGGCCAGCAAAAAGCGAGCCGCTGCTAGAAAAATATCAG CGCTGGATAGTCCTCGCAAAGGTGCTGAGTCTCGTTGCACCAACTACAATGATGAAATCTGTTCGGTACATAATGAAAATTCCACGTGTACCTGCCGAAGCGCTTATTGGCCCTCTACTGAATCCAGAGATATAGATAGTAACTATGGTTGTGGTGATACGGCTTCTGTGTCCGAAGGACACGACAGCATAAACGATATGGACTCGTTTCCTCG TACCGTGGCCAACTTGGAACGCTGTATGAGTTGCATATCCAAACTGGGAGCTCCTTCGATGTCCCGTAGTTCAACGGTAACAGGAACACCGGGTGCTGTGGCACCGATGGCCGCCTGGCACACCTTGACTGAGCATAACAATCACATTAACCAATCACACATTTCCAAACCACCAGCCTTAGATAGGATGTCTCTTTGTTCACACGGTAGCAGCAATAATTCAGAGTATTCCATCCCCCGTCAAACGTGCGCTCCTAGTCAGTATGGTTCCGAATCGTGGTACGAGAAAGTCCCTGCAACACAGCTCACTTGCATGCACAATCGTCCCACATCCCCTTGTCAGTGTTGTCCACCGGGAAGACCTCCGAAACCGAAGGATATTTCACTTCATATAACTGCACCCATTCATTCGGCTATGATGTCCTGCAAATCCCCTCAACCAAGTCACGTCGGCCCGTACGAAAACTATGACATCCCAAAGACTCCCGTGGCCGTCGATGAAACTGGCAGTTCGGTGGAAAATTACGATACACCTAAGAAAATACAAGAGTACCTGTTGAAAGAGGCAACCAGCAGTGGAAAGAGCGAAGTTGGCAACTATGGTAACTACGACACGCCTCTTTCACTTAGCAATGCAGTGTGTGGGTGTTTGAAGGGTGGCGACAGTCAGAGTGCATCCAAACCGGATAAGGAATTGGTCGGTCCTCGTGTTGATTGTACCTGTAACCGAGTGATGTCCTGGGCTGACAACTGGATTTCACTTCCGCTGTGCAAACGAGGGAACGGGATCGAAAATACGGGTGTTGTGATCAATAAAATTAAACTCAGCGGCGAAGGAAAGATGCCGGTTGTAGATGCCAGTAATGAAAATGCCATTTATGCAACAGTAGATATGACGAAGAAAATTCGAAAGCGATTGGAAGATGCGTGTGAGTGCGACAAAACGGAAAATGAGAACGGAAAAAGTAACCCTAAATCCAGTTACGACAACTACGAAGATGTTGAGGTAGCTCCCGAACATCAAAAGGCAAATTACGCCAATCTGGAATTTGAAAAATCTCTCGAAAACTACGAGAACTCCAAAGAAGTTCTGCAGAGAGCGGGTCTCTCTGTACACGATTTTGAATGCAATCATAAAGTCTGTCAAAAATGTGGTCATCCCACCGTGAAAACGGTTGAAGTCGAAGACGTCAAAACGGAATCTCAAATGGTGGACAAACAAGAAAATTACGTAATGATGGAACCCACAAACCTAAAGTCGAAATTTCCCGGTTATATCCCAATGTCTCCTGCGGCTCCATCGATCGTCAGTGATGATGAACCGCGTCCAACATCTCCCACTGCCCCGCCATTACCCTTCAAATCAGATTTACTGAAGCAACGAATGAGTCGCATCATAGGAGAGAAGTCAGCTAGCAATCCAAGCCTTTGTGGTCCAGCGATTGATCGAAGCAGAAAACGAATAGACGACGAATCGCGAGTCCCGGGAAGTGCTATGTTGAAGGCAACTACTAGTCCTTACACTCGGAAGCAATTGCTGGATCACAGTGATCTTCTTCCTTGTGATAAAAGACTATCTCCACGGAAGCGATCGGCTTCTGCTGAATCATCGCGTTTCCTCGAAGATGGTGAAGATGCTGAAAGTCCCCTCAGTGGAACTGCGTCACCCAGCACTGAGACCCTTCGTAAACCTTCAACATCCACCTGCAACATCGAAATCCGACGATCATCGTCTCCTTGTGTGCACCAAGAAACAGAACCATGCTCCGTGGAAACATGCTGCAACAAAGTGACGACCACAGCGGAAACGGAAGATGACATCTCTGTGTCTACCAATCCTAGTCAAAATTCGCAATCAGTGTACATCCGGCGATCGGAAAGTGTTCCCTGTAAGGCACAAAATCGAGACAGTTCTAGCTCCAATGATTCTGGTGTATCTACCGGGTCTCTACGACAACGGGGAACTGATTTCACAGAATTTGAACTACCGCTCACCACGGCAATGTCCGCTCGGAGACATCAACGGCACGTACTACCGCAACAAGGTTGTGTACATTCGTCACTTCCACGGAGATCCAAATCGTTCGATCCACTTCGTGAGTTGACATTCCAGTTCCAGAAAATTCGCGTACCCGAAAAGAGTACATCAGCAGAAGCAGAGGTTCCGATTTGTCCACCAAAAACGAAGTCCTATGGAAGTCCCGATGTTATGACCACAACTACGACCCCGTATATTGATTCACGAAGTACCAGCAGTGGAACATCAGACATGTCCGACTACATTGAAACGCTCTCGCTATCCAGCCACAGCTCATCTGACACACCCGAAGGAATGAG ACATATACGACAGGCGACTTCCACGCTACGACCACGATCCGGCAAGGAGTACCAAAACATCGATCGTTCCATCCTCTCACTCACACAAGCCGGTAGCGAATCGTCATTGAAACATCCGGGTACACCATCACAGTTGCGAGGGCTATTGTCCTGTTCGGCAAACTACGCCAACATCACACCCGTCCCGGAGAACGCCGAATCGCCCAGTCCAGGCTACCAGAGCGGAACATCACCACAGGAGGCACAGGGTCAACACTTCATGTTCAAG AACTCGTCCTAG